The following coding sequences lie in one Halogeometricum rufum genomic window:
- a CDS encoding SPFH domain-containing protein, with translation MDPVALQVGVISAYVVGLLVLLLAVVTVYQMVEIVDAYEKKALTVFGEYRKLLEPGINFIPPFVARTYAFDMRTQTLDVPRQEAITRDNSPVTADAVVYIKVMDARKAFLEVDDYKRAVSNLAQTTLRAVLGDMELDDTLNKRQEINARIRKELDEPTDEWGVRVESVEVREVNPSQDVQQAMEQQTSAERRRRAMILEAQGERRSAVEQAEGEKQSNIIRAQGEKQSQILEAQGDAISTVLRAKSAESMGERAIIEKGMETLEHIGQGESTTFVLPQELTSLLGRYGRQLTDSDVQESAGLDSLDFDAETRELIGLDDIEEILGQIDEAAEMNVEELEQEAQAIKEGADPDIKSADEVVAEADAQDKSDIKDPDDVVAEADGESGTTNADGTGDADGTEERETEKEV, from the coding sequence GTGGACCCCGTAGCACTGCAGGTAGGAGTTATTAGCGCCTACGTGGTGGGGCTGTTAGTCCTCCTCCTCGCGGTCGTGACCGTTTACCAGATGGTCGAGATCGTGGACGCGTACGAGAAGAAAGCGCTCACCGTCTTCGGTGAGTACAGAAAGCTGCTCGAACCGGGTATCAACTTCATCCCGCCGTTCGTCGCGCGGACGTACGCGTTCGACATGCGGACGCAGACGCTGGACGTGCCGCGACAGGAAGCCATCACGCGGGACAACTCGCCGGTCACCGCCGACGCCGTCGTCTACATCAAGGTGATGGACGCCCGGAAGGCGTTCCTCGAAGTCGACGACTACAAGCGGGCCGTCTCGAACCTCGCACAGACCACGCTCCGCGCCGTCCTCGGCGACATGGAACTCGACGACACGCTGAACAAGCGGCAGGAGATCAACGCGCGCATCCGCAAGGAACTGGACGAACCCACCGACGAGTGGGGCGTCCGCGTCGAGTCCGTCGAGGTCCGCGAGGTCAACCCCTCGCAGGACGTCCAGCAGGCGATGGAGCAACAGACCTCCGCGGAACGTCGCCGCCGCGCGATGATCCTCGAAGCGCAGGGTGAACGGCGCTCCGCCGTCGAACAGGCCGAGGGTGAAAAGCAGTCGAACATCATCCGCGCGCAGGGTGAGAAGCAGAGTCAGATTCTCGAAGCGCAGGGTGACGCCATCTCGACGGTCCTCCGCGCGAAGTCCGCCGAGTCGATGGGCGAACGCGCCATCATCGAGAAGGGGATGGAGACGCTCGAACACATCGGGCAGGGCGAGTCCACGACGTTCGTCCTCCCGCAGGAACTCACCAGTCTGCTCGGCCGCTACGGCCGGCAACTCACCGACTCGGACGTGCAGGAGTCGGCGGGACTCGACAGCCTCGACTTCGACGCGGAGACGCGCGAACTCATCGGCCTCGACGACATCGAGGAGATTCTCGGCCAGATAGACGAGGCCGCGGAGATGAACGTCGAGGAACTCGAACAGGAGGCACAGGCCATCAAGGAGGGGGCCGACCCCGACATCAAGAGCGCGGACGAAGTCGTCGCCGAGGCGGACGCGCAGGACAAGTCCGACATCAAGGACCCCGACGACGTCGTCGCCGAGGCGGACGGCGAGAGTGGGACGACGAACGCCGACGGGACGGGCGACGCGGACGGCACCGAGGAGCGCGAGACGGAGAAAGAAGTCTAG
- a CDS encoding NfeD family protein has product MSRSPLTAFLQLGVPPETLPYLLIVAGIGISLAEALAPGAHLVVLGVALLAAGLVGLLLGPAAGPIVLGVLVLVFGALALYGYRELDLYGGKGSGKTSDSSSLRGRTARVTERVTPTQGEVKLDEGGGFNPYYAARSVDGEIPEGSEVMVVDPGGGNVVTVESLESSLDDIDRELARERGRKRRDAADEDRDTETETERA; this is encoded by the coding sequence ATGTCCCGGTCGCCGCTCACGGCGTTCCTACAACTCGGCGTGCCACCCGAGACGCTGCCGTACCTGCTCATCGTCGCGGGCATCGGCATCTCGCTCGCGGAAGCCCTCGCCCCCGGCGCTCACCTCGTCGTCCTCGGCGTCGCCCTGTTGGCCGCCGGTCTCGTCGGACTCCTCCTTGGACCGGCCGCCGGACCCATCGTCCTCGGCGTCCTCGTCCTCGTGTTCGGCGCCCTCGCCCTGTACGGCTACCGCGAACTCGACCTGTACGGCGGCAAGGGCTCCGGGAAGACGAGCGACTCCTCGTCGCTGCGGGGGCGGACCGCCCGCGTCACCGAACGCGTCACGCCGACCCAAGGCGAGGTGAAACTCGACGAGGGCGGCGGATTCAACCCCTACTACGCGGCCCGGTCGGTGGACGGCGAGATTCCGGAGGGGAGCGAGGTGATGGTCGTCGACCCCGGCGGCGGCAACGTCGTCACCGTCGAATCGCTGGAGAGTTCGCTGGACGACATCGACAGGGAACTCGCCCGGGAACGGGGGCGAAAGAGGCGAGACGCCGCGGACGAGGACCGCGACACCGAGACGGAGACCGAACGGGCCTGA
- a CDS encoding restriction endonuclease encodes MDKLPELEPEAFVSFLADLWEERGWDTSVKQRPDESYFIVGKRGDGKRGVLYVFPTLESHVKQKHVKQFVGFCRKKGIDVGVVATQGAYADPARKLAESKGIHLLDRETLAGTVEEGGFEHVLREYAGGGSSPLAGVLATLRSYGIPVPEALPFDLPSVDLQPLLDRLPFGDGDDGATGDADADGDAGGTPQSATGGDGGDGDGGDDDGGPALPGPLTSIPRPDVVLPVALLVLVVFLVGSAVGPALGLPVVGGTSGSGGEAMAVSALSTAGANATAEARWNARTTETLTVNGTTYDAPANETFVLVRMNVTNTGDSPMSLDESSLALDVAGDRYGYQPLNGTTGFAEGGLFAPDDTRAVWVAFSVPADAASGTLVVVADEPTVRFVRDRSIAPEAMEP; translated from the coding sequence ATGGACAAACTACCGGAACTGGAGCCCGAGGCGTTCGTCTCGTTCCTCGCGGACCTCTGGGAGGAACGCGGGTGGGACACGTCGGTGAAACAGCGCCCCGACGAGTCGTACTTCATCGTCGGGAAGCGCGGCGACGGGAAGCGCGGCGTCCTGTACGTCTTCCCGACGCTCGAGTCGCACGTCAAGCAGAAGCACGTCAAGCAGTTCGTCGGCTTCTGCCGGAAGAAGGGCATCGACGTCGGCGTCGTGGCGACGCAGGGCGCGTACGCCGACCCGGCGCGGAAGCTAGCCGAGTCGAAGGGCATCCACCTGCTGGACCGCGAGACGCTGGCCGGCACCGTCGAAGAGGGCGGGTTCGAACACGTCCTCCGCGAGTACGCGGGCGGCGGGTCGAGTCCGCTGGCCGGCGTGCTCGCCACGCTCCGGTCGTACGGGATTCCGGTGCCCGAGGCACTCCCGTTCGACCTCCCGTCGGTCGACCTCCAACCCCTGCTGGACCGCCTGCCGTTCGGTGACGGCGACGACGGCGCGACCGGAGACGCCGACGCAGACGGGGACGCCGGCGGGACGCCGCAGTCGGCGACGGGAGGCGATGGAGGCGACGGAGACGGCGGTGACGACGACGGCGGCCCGGCGCTCCCCGGACCGCTGACGAGCATCCCGCGGCCCGACGTGGTCCTGCCCGTCGCGCTCCTCGTCCTCGTGGTCTTCCTCGTCGGGTCGGCCGTCGGGCCGGCGCTCGGGCTCCCCGTCGTCGGCGGAACGTCCGGGTCCGGCGGGGAGGCGATGGCCGTCTCCGCGCTCTCGACGGCCGGCGCGAACGCGACGGCGGAGGCGCGGTGGAACGCGCGGACGACGGAGACGCTGACGGTGAACGGGACGACGTACGACGCGCCGGCGAACGAGACGTTCGTCCTCGTCAGGATGAACGTGACCAACACCGGCGACTCGCCGATGTCGCTGGACGAGTCGTCGCTCGCGCTGGACGTCGCCGGCGACCGGTACGGCTACCAGCCGTTGAACGGGACGACCGGATTCGCCGAAGGCGGCCTGTTCGCGCCGGACGACACCAGAGCGGTCTGGGTCGCGTTCTCCGTCCCCGCGGACGCGGCGAGCGGAACGCTCGTCGTCGTCGCCGACGAACCGACGGTCCGGTTCGTCCGGGACCGCAGCATCGCCCCGGAAGCGATGGAGCCGTGA